Proteins encoded in a region of the Psychromicrobium lacuslunae genome:
- a CDS encoding AbfB domain-containing protein, whose amino-acid sequence MFKSFKGHRGRVAGIIAVAAVTVAGLGAIPASALSSDVVPPDTENLNVAKVVTGYGSCTGVLIDSSWVATVSSCFVKNPADYASDPALVVGKPALPAKALFGSEATWRENAGNPISWVVPYKGADGRDLILAKLTTPAFNFTPMKLGSTAPVAGDKLDFIGWGRTKDQWVPKEVHKASFNVDAVNAKEVTVTGFNPSDASLCLGDSGAPGIRVTPEGQELVALNSRSWQKTCIGSTQTKDGAFATRVDDAAARDWIQQTISGGQKLPGVSDGSIIQLKNNGITNTCLGLPIFSQTAETVQQSVTCAVSTRELWEVSITGAGNYNFKQEYAKQCLSVAGSSSLEFSAITQAVCDPQNKFQDWKAVPAGGGQFVLQNVGSGLYIDANGITQGVEEKLAQRVLSNRAKQQWTAVVVNQANYHLVEPNNFISIQATLEGSKGASVRNSNGLGYLAVVTASSPLALRQEASWKIVPGLADSKCYSFEAVNLPGQYLYANASTAKVGVTANPKADLATWCARLGKNGADSHQLQWYANATRMLRHNSGVLYAGQNGGSISGADSSDKYNEMTSWTIGGKWATPTP is encoded by the coding sequence ATGTTTAAATCATTCAAAGGTCATCGAGGCCGGGTAGCGGGAATCATTGCCGTCGCGGCAGTAACTGTTGCTGGCCTTGGTGCCATCCCGGCGTCTGCGCTGTCCAGCGATGTCGTGCCGCCCGACACCGAAAATCTCAACGTAGCCAAGGTCGTCACCGGCTACGGAAGCTGTACCGGTGTGCTGATCGATTCCTCCTGGGTCGCTACGGTGAGTAGCTGCTTCGTCAAGAACCCGGCCGACTACGCCAGCGACCCGGCGCTCGTCGTCGGTAAGCCAGCGCTGCCAGCAAAAGCTCTCTTTGGATCCGAAGCAACCTGGCGGGAGAACGCCGGTAATCCGATTTCATGGGTGGTGCCTTATAAAGGCGCTGATGGCCGGGATCTTATTCTGGCTAAACTGACCACGCCCGCTTTCAACTTCACTCCGATGAAACTGGGCAGCACTGCTCCGGTGGCGGGGGATAAGTTGGATTTCATCGGTTGGGGCAGGACCAAAGACCAGTGGGTGCCTAAAGAAGTGCACAAGGCATCCTTCAACGTTGACGCCGTCAACGCCAAAGAAGTGACTGTCACCGGCTTCAATCCGAGTGATGCCAGCTTGTGCCTGGGCGATTCTGGTGCGCCGGGAATCCGGGTCACACCCGAGGGTCAAGAATTGGTCGCGCTCAACTCGCGCTCCTGGCAGAAGACCTGCATCGGCTCCACCCAGACCAAGGATGGAGCTTTTGCCACCCGGGTCGACGATGCTGCAGCTCGCGACTGGATTCAGCAGACCATCTCCGGTGGACAGAAGCTTCCCGGGGTGTCGGATGGCTCAATCATCCAACTGAAGAACAACGGTATTACCAATACTTGCCTCGGACTTCCGATTTTCTCCCAGACTGCTGAAACTGTGCAGCAGTCCGTCACCTGCGCTGTCAGCACCCGTGAGCTTTGGGAGGTTTCAATAACAGGTGCAGGTAACTACAATTTCAAGCAGGAGTACGCCAAACAGTGTCTTTCCGTTGCTGGAAGCAGTTCATTGGAATTCTCTGCGATCACCCAGGCGGTCTGTGATCCGCAAAATAAGTTCCAGGACTGGAAGGCGGTTCCCGCTGGTGGCGGCCAGTTCGTCCTTCAGAACGTTGGTTCGGGGCTCTATATTGATGCAAACGGGATAACTCAAGGCGTCGAGGAAAAATTGGCACAGCGTGTGCTGTCCAACCGGGCCAAGCAGCAGTGGACAGCGGTTGTGGTAAACCAAGCCAACTACCACTTGGTCGAGCCCAATAATTTCATCTCTATCCAGGCGACTCTCGAAGGCTCCAAGGGTGCGTCGGTACGCAACTCAAACGGGTTGGGGTATCTCGCTGTAGTTACTGCAAGCTCGCCACTTGCGCTCCGCCAAGAAGCGAGCTGGAAGATTGTTCCAGGTCTCGCGGATTCAAAGTGTTACAGCTTTGAGGCGGTCAACCTGCCGGGCCAGTATCTATACGCGAATGCTTCCACTGCCAAGGTCGGTGTCACCGCTAATCCGAAAGCAGATCTGGCTACTTGGTGTGCGCGATTGGGTAAGAATGGGGCGGACTCGCACCAGCTTCAGTGGTACGCGAATGCGACTCGGATGCTTCGCCATAACTCTGGGGTACTTTATGCAGGGCAAAACGGTGGCTCAATCAGCGGCGCTGATTCCTCCGACAAATACAACGAGATGACCTCGTGGACTATCGGCGGCAAATGGGCAACCCCCACGCCGTAA
- a CDS encoding DUF6640 family protein, producing MKLTPASSRTKAVHGPGFGKVLMTATSVFTMVSPYLADFNHSHVFNPKWTPHAKFHNGQTMSMGAALGASALVALWKRGEFTRNRLDAATTFASLYWLTQASAVLYPGSKMLDAIDDKPASNKAPQWAIFGGILALNLVAYRSERRGLRRVQGNSSD from the coding sequence ATGAAACTCACTCCGGCATCATCGCGCACCAAGGCCGTGCACGGCCCAGGCTTCGGCAAAGTGCTGATGACCGCTACTTCGGTCTTCACCATGGTTTCGCCCTATTTAGCCGATTTCAACCACAGCCACGTCTTCAACCCGAAGTGGACTCCACACGCGAAGTTCCACAACGGCCAGACCATGAGTATGGGTGCCGCACTCGGTGCCAGCGCCCTAGTAGCGCTGTGGAAACGCGGCGAATTCACCCGAAATCGTTTAGACGCAGCAACAACCTTCGCCTCGTTGTACTGGCTAACTCAAGCTTCGGCAGTGCTCTACCCGGGTTCAAAGATGCTCGACGCCATCGACGATAAACCCGCCAGCAATAAGGCCCCGCAATGGGCAATTTTTGGCGGCATCCTGGCGCTCAATCTGGTGGCCTATCGAAGCGAGCGCCGAGGGTTGCGAAGAGTACAAGGAAATTCAAGCGACTGA
- a CDS encoding NAD(P)H-dependent flavin oxidoreductase: MEPLTKPRLRNRFTEALGIEYPVVQGGMMWVGRAELAAAVSEAGGLGMITALTQPTPADLAAEIARARTLTDKPFGVNLTILPSISPPPYDEYRQVIVDSGVKIVETAGSSPEPHMPTFAAAGIKVIHKCTSVRHALRAEKLGVTAVSIDGFECAGHPGEDDVPGLVLIPAAADALSIPFIASGGFADGRGLAAALTLGADGVNMGTRFMCTTESPISQTVKERIVAASELDTNLIFRSLRNTARVAKNSISDQVVEILSAGGQFPDVQPLVAGARGRKVFENGDLEAGIWSVGLVQGLIRDIPDAGELVRRIVVEAQTVLTERLRLFS; this comes from the coding sequence ATGGAGCCACTAACTAAACCTCGACTGCGTAATCGCTTCACCGAGGCTCTCGGCATCGAGTATCCAGTGGTGCAGGGCGGCATGATGTGGGTGGGCCGAGCCGAGCTGGCCGCGGCCGTCTCGGAAGCCGGCGGCCTCGGCATGATCACCGCTCTGACCCAGCCGACACCCGCCGATCTGGCCGCAGAAATAGCTCGCGCCCGGACTCTCACCGACAAGCCGTTCGGCGTCAACCTCACTATCCTGCCCTCGATCAGCCCACCACCCTACGATGAGTATCGCCAAGTGATCGTGGATTCCGGGGTGAAAATCGTGGAGACCGCCGGCTCCAGCCCGGAGCCCCATATGCCGACTTTTGCGGCTGCTGGTATCAAGGTGATCCACAAGTGCACCAGCGTCCGGCACGCGCTCCGCGCCGAGAAACTCGGCGTCACTGCGGTATCGATTGACGGCTTCGAATGCGCCGGGCACCCGGGTGAGGACGATGTGCCGGGCTTGGTGCTGATTCCCGCCGCTGCGGACGCCTTGAGCATTCCGTTTATCGCCTCCGGCGGTTTTGCGGACGGGCGTGGCTTAGCTGCGGCGTTAACGCTCGGTGCGGACGGCGTAAATATGGGTACTCGATTTATGTGCACCACCGAATCGCCAATCTCGCAGACCGTCAAGGAACGAATAGTGGCGGCGAGCGAACTCGATACTAATTTGATCTTCCGCAGCTTGCGGAATACCGCCCGGGTGGCAAAAAATTCAATTAGCGATCAAGTCGTGGAGATCCTGTCCGCTGGTGGACAGTTCCCCGATGTGCAGCCCTTGGTGGCGGGTGCCCGGGGACGAAAGGTCTTCGAAAACGGCGACCTCGAGGCTGGAATCTGGTCTGTCGGCTTAGTGCAAGGACTGATCCGCGACATCCCCGACGCCGGAGAGTTAGTCCGGCGCATCGTCGTGGAGGCTCAGACGGTACTCACCGAACGCCTGAGGTTGTTTAGCTAA
- a CDS encoding 3-hydroxyacyl-CoA dehydrogenase NAD-binding domain-containing protein: MTESAVRYSRAEDGIVTITFDDPDSAVNTMNDAYKQGLHEAVNRLEAELDSVTGVILASAKKSFFAGGDLNRLRAADPEHVTEQTQYVNEVKQDFRRLETLGRPVVAALNGTALGGGYEVALSAHHRIAADVRGSQIGLPEVSLGLLPGGGGITRTVRMLGLQKALTEVILPATRFSPSQALELGLVDEIVDDVEALEPAARAWISAHPDAAQPWDLKGFKIPGGAPTSPALASALPAFSSTLRKQLKGAPLPAPRAALAAAVEGAYVDIDTALLVETRYLVSLTIDQVAKNMIKALFFDLQHINSGGSRPQGFPKHTVQKLGVLGAGMMGAAIAYVSAKAGIEVVLKDVSLEAAEKGKGYAQALEEKALAGGKTTAEKSAALLARITPAAEASAFAGVDFVIEAVFESVPVKQGVFQEIQDVVQPDAVLGSNTSTLPISTLAEGVKRQSDFIGIHFFSPVDKMPLVEIVRGEKTSDEVLAKVFDYVLQIRKTPIVVNDSRGFFTSRVIGKFIAEAVAAVGEGVEPASIEQAALQAGYPAGALQLLDELTLSLTQKIRVETRQAEEAEGKSWVEHPSEAVIDWMVDDAGRIGRREGKGFYDYDENGRRTALWPGLRDKYGSGKRELPLKDLQERMLFAEALDAIDCLDNGVLTSVQDANIGSIYGIGFPVWTGGVLQYVNQYQGGLTGFVDRARELAVSYGERFEPPASLVARAQSGEIYE, encoded by the coding sequence ATGACTGAATCAGCAGTCCGTTATTCACGTGCCGAGGACGGCATCGTGACGATTACCTTTGATGATCCCGACAGCGCGGTGAACACCATGAATGACGCCTATAAGCAGGGTCTCCACGAGGCGGTGAACCGTTTAGAAGCAGAGCTCGATTCCGTCACCGGAGTAATCCTGGCCTCGGCCAAGAAGAGCTTCTTCGCTGGCGGAGATCTGAATCGGCTGCGCGCCGCCGACCCTGAGCACGTCACCGAACAGACCCAATACGTCAATGAGGTCAAACAGGATTTCCGACGCCTGGAGACGCTTGGTCGGCCAGTGGTCGCAGCGCTCAACGGCACCGCCCTGGGCGGCGGCTACGAGGTCGCGCTCTCCGCGCATCACCGAATTGCCGCTGACGTGCGCGGCAGCCAGATCGGGCTGCCCGAGGTCAGCCTCGGCTTGCTACCGGGCGGCGGCGGAATCACCCGCACGGTGCGGATGCTCGGCTTACAGAAAGCGCTCACCGAAGTGATTCTGCCGGCCACCCGATTCAGCCCCAGCCAAGCCTTGGAGCTCGGCCTGGTGGACGAGATAGTGGACGACGTCGAGGCACTAGAACCCGCAGCGCGGGCCTGGATTTCGGCCCACCCCGATGCCGCCCAACCCTGGGACTTGAAAGGCTTCAAGATCCCCGGCGGTGCACCGACCAGTCCGGCACTCGCCTCGGCGCTACCCGCGTTTTCTTCGACCTTACGCAAGCAGCTCAAGGGCGCACCGCTACCGGCACCACGGGCCGCGCTGGCCGCAGCGGTGGAAGGCGCCTACGTCGACATCGATACGGCGCTATTAGTGGAGACTCGCTACCTGGTTAGCCTGACCATTGACCAAGTCGCCAAAAACATGATCAAGGCGCTGTTCTTCGATCTGCAACACATTAATTCCGGCGGCAGCCGCCCCCAGGGTTTCCCGAAACACACGGTGCAAAAACTCGGCGTGTTGGGCGCTGGCATGATGGGTGCCGCAATTGCCTACGTTTCGGCTAAAGCAGGCATTGAGGTGGTACTCAAAGACGTCAGCCTTGAAGCCGCTGAGAAGGGCAAAGGCTACGCTCAGGCGCTCGAGGAAAAGGCGTTGGCGGGTGGCAAAACCACTGCCGAAAAGTCAGCGGCACTGCTAGCCCGGATCACTCCGGCCGCCGAGGCCTCGGCCTTCGCCGGAGTCGACTTCGTGATTGAAGCGGTGTTCGAATCGGTACCGGTGAAACAGGGCGTCTTCCAGGAAATTCAGGACGTGGTGCAACCCGATGCCGTGCTCGGCTCAAACACCTCCACGCTGCCCATCAGCACCCTCGCCGAGGGGGTCAAGCGACAGAGCGACTTCATCGGCATTCACTTCTTCTCCCCCGTCGACAAGATGCCACTGGTGGAAATCGTCCGTGGTGAGAAAACTAGCGACGAAGTACTGGCAAAAGTTTTCGACTATGTGCTGCAAATTCGTAAAACCCCGATCGTGGTCAATGACTCCCGCGGTTTCTTCACCTCCCGGGTGATCGGTAAGTTCATCGCTGAGGCCGTCGCTGCGGTGGGTGAAGGAGTGGAGCCGGCGAGCATTGAGCAGGCCGCCTTGCAGGCCGGCTACCCCGCCGGTGCCCTACAGCTCCTCGATGAACTCACGCTTTCGCTGACCCAAAAGATCCGAGTAGAAACCCGTCAGGCTGAAGAAGCCGAAGGCAAGAGCTGGGTCGAGCACCCTTCCGAAGCGGTGATCGACTGGATGGTGGACGACGCCGGTCGGATCGGACGTCGCGAGGGCAAGGGCTTCTACGACTACGACGAAAATGGTCGGCGAACGGCGCTCTGGCCAGGTCTTCGGGACAAGTATGGTTCGGGAAAACGGGAACTGCCGCTCAAGGACCTGCAAGAGCGGATGCTGTTCGCGGAAGCTTTGGACGCCATCGACTGCCTGGACAACGGCGTACTCACCAGCGTTCAAGACGCCAATATCGGCTCGATCTACGGCATCGGCTTCCCGGTCTGGACCGGCGGCGTGCTGCAATATGTCAATCAGTACCAGGGTGGTTTGACCGGCTTCGTTGACCGGGCACGGGAGCTGGCAGTCAGTTACGGCGAACGGTTCGAACCTCCGGCGTCACTAGTGGCCCGAGCCCAATCAGGCGAAATCTACGAATAG
- a CDS encoding acetyl-CoA C-acetyltransferase: MPEAYIYDAVRTPRGKNKGGALHGTKPVDLVVGLIKALEARNPGLDPQAIDDIVLGVVSPVGEQGGDIARTAALVAELPETVAGVQINRFCASGLEAVNLAAQKVASGFEDLVLAGGVESMSRVPIGSDGGPYAQDPTTAYDAYFVPQGIGADLIATLEGFSREDVDAFAARSQARAEQAWQEGRFERSIVPVKDFNGVTLLDTDEHRRPGSSVESLGKLPASFAKLGEQAGFDAVALQKYHQLERINHVHGPGNSSGIVDGASLLVIGSAEIGERFGLTPRARIVSTAVTGSEPTIMLTGPTPATQKALKRAGLEVADIDLFELNEAFAAVVMKWQKDLNIPDEKVNVNGGAIALGHPLGATGGMILGTLLDELERRDLKRGLATLCVGAGMGIATIIERL; the protein is encoded by the coding sequence ATGCCAGAGGCATACATTTACGACGCCGTTCGCACCCCTCGAGGTAAGAATAAAGGCGGTGCGCTGCACGGCACCAAGCCGGTTGACCTGGTAGTTGGGCTGATCAAGGCACTAGAAGCTCGCAATCCTGGGCTCGACCCGCAAGCCATCGACGATATTGTTCTCGGCGTGGTCTCCCCGGTTGGCGAGCAGGGCGGCGACATTGCCCGCACCGCAGCCTTGGTCGCCGAACTGCCGGAGACGGTGGCAGGTGTGCAGATCAACCGCTTCTGCGCCTCGGGCTTGGAAGCGGTCAACCTAGCCGCCCAGAAAGTCGCCTCCGGCTTCGAGGATTTGGTCTTAGCGGGTGGCGTCGAATCGATGTCCAGGGTGCCGATTGGCTCGGACGGTGGCCCCTACGCCCAGGACCCGACGACCGCCTATGATGCCTATTTTGTGCCACAGGGCATCGGTGCAGACTTAATTGCCACCCTGGAGGGCTTTAGCCGCGAAGACGTCGACGCCTTTGCCGCGCGCTCCCAGGCCCGAGCCGAGCAGGCTTGGCAAGAAGGGCGGTTTGAGCGCTCGATTGTACCGGTTAAAGATTTCAACGGCGTCACGCTCTTGGATACCGACGAGCATCGCCGCCCCGGCTCTAGCGTGGAGAGCCTCGGCAAGCTGCCGGCCTCCTTCGCAAAACTCGGCGAACAGGCCGGTTTCGACGCGGTTGCTCTGCAGAAATACCATCAGCTTGAGCGAATCAATCACGTCCATGGCCCAGGCAACTCTTCCGGCATCGTCGATGGCGCCTCGCTGCTGGTGATAGGTAGCGCCGAGATCGGTGAGCGGTTCGGCCTGACCCCACGGGCCCGGATTGTCTCGACCGCGGTAACCGGTTCAGAACCGACCATTATGCTCACCGGCCCCACTCCTGCCACTCAAAAAGCTCTTAAGAGAGCCGGTTTAGAAGTGGCAGACATCGACCTCTTCGAACTTAACGAGGCCTTCGCCGCCGTGGTGATGAAATGGCAGAAAGACCTCAACATTCCGGATGAGAAAGTCAATGTCAACGGCGGTGCTATCGCACTCGGCCATCCGCTTGGCGCTACCGGCGGGATGATCCTCGGCACCTTGCTTGACGAGTTGGAGCGTCGCGATCTCAAGCGCGGCCTGGCTACCCTCTGCGTCGGTGCCGGAATGGGCATCGCCACCATCATCGAACGTCTCTGA
- a CDS encoding acyl-CoA dehydrogenase family protein produces the protein MVLSRKLYQEEHEQFREIVRAFVEEYARPNVERWQQEGKVDRWLFTAAAEAGILGFSIPEEFGGGGSDDFRFNAVMGEELARHPVSDGMAGIALSNDIVIPYFLDLTNDEQKSRWLPGIARGELITAVAMTEPGTGSDLAGIRTKAVRDGDDYIVNGSKIFISNGQNADLVVTAVRTSDDPHKGLSLLVIEGSSEGFFRGKNLEKIGLHAQDTSELIFDNVRVPAANLLGAEGAGFLGLMKNLPQERLSIAAAGVAASEGILERTITYVKERQAFGKSIGSFQNTRFELVEMHTAVQASRAYIDECITQHTAGKLSAVDAAAAKWWTTEQLVNTVNRCLQLHGGYGYMLEYRIAQDYLDARITTIYGGTTEIMKEIVGRDLGL, from the coding sequence ATGGTGTTGTCACGGAAGCTCTACCAGGAAGAACACGAGCAGTTCCGCGAAATAGTCCGCGCCTTCGTTGAAGAGTATGCGCGCCCCAACGTCGAGCGTTGGCAGCAAGAGGGGAAGGTGGACCGCTGGCTATTCACCGCAGCGGCCGAGGCCGGAATTCTGGGCTTCAGCATTCCGGAGGAGTTCGGCGGTGGCGGTTCGGATGACTTCCGCTTTAACGCCGTGATGGGTGAGGAACTGGCCAGGCACCCGGTCTCGGATGGGATGGCGGGGATAGCGCTCTCGAACGACATTGTGATTCCATATTTCCTCGATCTCACCAATGACGAGCAGAAGTCCAGATGGCTGCCCGGGATCGCTCGTGGCGAGCTGATCACCGCCGTCGCAATGACCGAACCCGGCACCGGCAGCGACCTGGCCGGAATCCGGACAAAAGCTGTGCGCGACGGCGATGACTACATCGTCAATGGCTCAAAAATCTTCATCTCCAACGGCCAGAACGCGGATTTAGTGGTGACCGCAGTACGTACCTCAGATGATCCGCACAAGGGCCTCAGCCTGTTGGTGATCGAAGGGAGCAGCGAGGGGTTTTTCCGCGGTAAGAACCTAGAAAAGATCGGCCTGCACGCCCAAGACACCAGCGAACTCATTTTCGATAACGTCCGGGTTCCGGCAGCTAATTTGCTCGGCGCTGAAGGTGCCGGCTTCCTCGGTCTGATGAAGAATCTGCCACAGGAACGCCTATCGATCGCCGCTGCCGGGGTGGCCGCCAGCGAGGGCATCTTGGAACGAACAATTACCTATGTGAAGGAACGCCAGGCCTTTGGTAAGTCCATCGGCTCCTTCCAGAACACTCGCTTCGAACTGGTGGAGATGCACACCGCAGTTCAGGCCAGCCGCGCCTATATCGACGAATGCATTACTCAGCACACCGCGGGAAAGCTCAGCGCCGTCGATGCCGCCGCGGCCAAATGGTGGACCACCGAGCAACTCGTCAATACCGTGAATCGTTGTTTACAGCTGCACGGTGGTTACGGCTACATGCTCGAATACCGGATCGCGCAGGACTATCTGGATGCCAGAATTACCACTATCTATGGCGGCACCACGGAGATCATGAAAGAAATTGTCGGCCGGGATCTCGGCCTGTAA
- a CDS encoding electron transfer flavoprotein subunit beta/FixA family protein, translating into MKIVVLAKEVPDTYGQRTLNLETGLAERDSSDKVMDEVSERALEVAISYAAEHPGTEVVLLGAGPESAAVTLRKGLAAGADSAVHVLDAGLLGADTVLTAQVLAAAVARGHYDLVIAGNSSTDGGAGVVHAMIAEILELPQLTNLNSVAITDAEVSGERAIDGGTVQASASLPAVISVTEQLPDLRFANFKGIMAAKKKPLETLTLEELAVEPNDPEAARSIMIAAGERPARSSGTVIIDEGDAGEQLAAFLVQNRLA; encoded by the coding sequence ATGAAGATCGTTGTCTTAGCCAAAGAAGTCCCAGACACTTACGGCCAACGTACCCTCAATCTAGAAACCGGCTTGGCCGAGCGAGATTCCAGCGACAAAGTCATGGACGAGGTCAGCGAGCGAGCACTGGAAGTGGCAATTAGCTATGCCGCCGAACATCCCGGCACCGAGGTGGTGCTGCTCGGGGCGGGGCCGGAATCGGCGGCCGTGACGTTGCGCAAAGGCTTAGCCGCTGGTGCCGATAGCGCGGTACACGTGCTTGACGCTGGACTGCTGGGTGCAGATACCGTGCTGACCGCGCAGGTTTTGGCGGCAGCGGTAGCCCGTGGCCACTACGACCTGGTGATCGCGGGGAATAGCAGTACCGATGGCGGAGCGGGCGTGGTGCACGCGATGATCGCCGAAATCCTTGAGCTACCACAGCTGACTAATCTGAACTCGGTGGCGATCACCGACGCCGAGGTGAGCGGAGAGCGCGCCATCGACGGCGGCACGGTGCAGGCCTCGGCGAGCTTGCCAGCGGTGATCTCGGTGACCGAGCAATTGCCGGACCTCCGGTTCGCGAATTTCAAGGGAATTATGGCGGCCAAGAAGAAACCGCTGGAGACCTTGACCCTCGAAGAGCTAGCCGTTGAGCCGAACGATCCAGAGGCTGCCCGCTCCATTATGATCGCGGCCGGTGAGCGACCAGCCCGGAGCAGCGGCACCGTGATTATTGACGAGGGAGATGCTGGCGAGCAGCTTGCCGCCTTCCTGGTACAGAACCGATTGGCCTAA
- a CDS encoding electron transfer flavoprotein subunit alpha/FixB family protein — protein MTTYPDDAILVLVETNHLGEVHPSTAGLLGAAAQIGTPVALLLAGPGYGQAAAEKAASLGARQVLQYEDESYFKQITVPGLDALSSAAELVKPQAILISHTVDGREIAGRYAVRSRSALAVDAVGVSRDAEGVVAHHSVYGGSYNVDSAATFGAPIITVRAGAVEERAEAQPLELEVLEVTGSGKPVAIISAVNDAPATSSRPELRGAAKVVAGGRGLGSVEQFVLVDQLADALGAAVGASRAAVDAGFVPQSSQIGQTGVSVSPQLYIALGISGAIQHRAGMQTAKTIVAINKDKEAPIFEIADFGVVGDVFTVVPQLISALEQRKG, from the coding sequence ATGACGACTTATCCTGACGACGCAATCTTGGTGCTGGTAGAGACCAATCATCTGGGTGAGGTGCACCCGAGCACCGCCGGATTGCTCGGTGCGGCAGCGCAAATAGGCACCCCGGTGGCGCTGCTGCTAGCAGGTCCAGGTTACGGCCAAGCCGCCGCGGAGAAGGCAGCCAGTTTGGGCGCAAGGCAGGTCTTGCAATACGAAGACGAAAGCTATTTCAAACAGATCACTGTTCCCGGTCTTGACGCGCTGAGCAGCGCGGCTGAGCTGGTTAAACCGCAGGCGATTTTGATATCTCATACCGTCGATGGTCGGGAAATTGCCGGTAGGTACGCGGTCCGGAGCCGTTCGGCGCTCGCCGTCGACGCGGTCGGAGTTTCCCGTGATGCTGAGGGTGTGGTGGCCCATCACTCGGTGTATGGCGGTTCGTACAATGTCGATAGCGCGGCGACTTTTGGCGCGCCGATTATTACCGTGCGAGCCGGAGCGGTAGAGGAGCGAGCTGAAGCCCAGCCGCTAGAGCTCGAGGTTCTTGAGGTGACGGGGTCGGGTAAGCCGGTGGCGATAATTTCGGCGGTGAATGATGCGCCCGCTACTTCGAGCCGCCCGGAACTGCGCGGTGCTGCTAAGGTCGTCGCCGGTGGCCGCGGTTTAGGTTCAGTAGAGCAGTTCGTCTTAGTCGATCAATTGGCCGATGCGCTGGGTGCCGCGGTCGGAGCTTCCCGGGCAGCGGTCGACGCCGGTTTTGTGCCGCAGAGCAGCCAGATCGGGCAGACCGGTGTTTCGGTCTCCCCTCAGCTTTATATTGCGTTGGGAATCTCCGGCGCGATTCAGCACCGGGCCGGAATGCAGACCGCCAAAACGATTGTGGCGATCAATAAGGATAAAGAGGCACCGATCTTTGAGATAGCCGATTTCGGTGTGGTGGGCGACGTGTTCACCGTGGTGCCGCAACTTATCTCGGCCCTCGAGCAGCGGAAAGGCTGA